The genome window TAGATAAAATCCTTTACAAAAACAAAGCCCAAAAATATGTAGCACTTGCAAGAAACAAAGTTTACAGCGATGTTGATGGTGATGGTATCCCTTGTTATCAGGAGATAGAGCAGGGAACCAACCCTTTTGAAGCAGAAACTAAAAAAGTAGCCAAACAAACAACTGAAAAACCTAAAAAACTTCCTGAAATTAAACCTGAATATAGACCTTTAAAGCTCCATGCCAGAATTCATTTTGATTTTGATAAGTATACAATTAAGAAAGATTATCTCCCATATCTGAATGTTATTACCAGATATCTAAAAGCCCATGATGAACTTAAAGTTAAAATTGTGGGATACACAGATAGCATAGGAAGTAAAGCATATAATGACAAACTTGCCAGAAAAAGAGCAGAAGCGATTAAAAATTATCTTGTGAAACACGGAATATCCCCAGAAAGAATAGAAATCATAGGAAAAGGTAAAGAAGATTATCTGTTTGATAACAAAACTCCTTTAAATAGATTTACAAACAGAAGGGCTGAGTTCTTCGTAATGGAACCTACCCAGTAAGGTAAGTAAATGTGGCTGCAGGGAGAACACATGACTTAATAAATCTTTCTGTTCTTCCTGTGGCTGTTTATTACCTAAGACCTGAAAATGCTCCATCTTTTATAGCTGGATATTTTATTGGAACTTTTTTCCTCTCCCCTGATAACGATATTTTCCACTCAAAACCAAACAAACGCTGGAAAATTTTGAGATTTATCTGGTATCCATACACTAAACTCTTTTCTCATAGAGGGATATCCCACCTTCCAGTATTGGGAATATTAACTAAGTTAATATATTTAGTTATTGTTTTTTCTTTGATATCAGCTATTATCTTAATCCCTCTGTATTTTTATAAACCTGATTTAATTCCTGAGATAGATACCAATCCTCAATCTCTAAAAGAGTATCTTTTACACCCTTTCACAGTTTCTTTCTTTTTTGGTCTTATACTGTCAGAGATTGTTCATGTAATTACTGATATTATATATTCAGCAATCAAAAAACTTAAGGTGCTGTGACAGTAGAATGAGATTTAAATCTATTCCAATATTTAAAGTTTTCGGTATCCAGGTAAATCTGGACTTTAGCTGGTTTATTGTATTTTTCCTTATTACATTTACTTTGGCAGAAGCTTTTTATCCCTATTACTACCCAGGGCATAACTTTCTGGTTTATCTATTTGTAAGTGCCATATCGGCAATATTGCTGTTTGCATCTGTTTTACTTCATGAACTATCCCACTCCCTTGTGGCTCTCAAATACGGTATTCCTGTAAGGGAGATAGACCTGTTTATATTTGGTGGTGTAGCCATGATAGAAGAGGAAGCTCCCTCTCCTAAAATAGAGTTTTTAGTGGCCATAGCAGGACCTTTATGTAGTTTTGCACTGGCTTTTATATTTTTCTTACTGGCTCTTTTTTATCCTCAGGATGATTTATTAAACGGAATAATAAACTATCTAATGTATGTAAATCTGGCACTGGGATTATTTAATCTCATTCCAGCCTTTCCTCTGGATGGAGGAAGAATTCTCAGGTCAATAATCTGGGCTAAAAAGGATATAATCACTGCCACAAAAGTAAGCAGCTGGACAGGGACAATGTTTGCCTACTTTCTTATGCTTCTTGGCTTTCTTTCTCTTATACAGGGAAGTTTTATTAATGCCTTATGGTATGGATTTCTGGGATGGTTTTTGAAGAATGCTGCCAAAGTAAGTTTTGAACAGACCAAACTATCTGTAATTCTTTCCCAATACAAAGTTGAACAATTTATGCATACTGTAAAACCCGTCTTACCGGACGAAACCATATCAGAATTTATGCTTTATCATTATCCTATGTATAACACAAGAATGTTTCCTGTTATCGGCAGAGATGGGAAAATTTATGTGGTTGATATTTTTGATATAAAAAGTATTCCTCAATCACAATGGGACAGCATAAAAGTGGTTGATATTGCAAAACCTATTGTAGCTTATGTGAGCCCTTATGACACCCTGATGAAAGCTCTTAAATTAATGAATAGATACCAGCTTGATGAACTACCTGTGATTTATGGAAATACGGTTCTGGGAATAATAAAAAGAGAAGTTATAGAAAGTTTATTGGAAAGATATATGTTACAGGAAAAATTCGGAAGGTGAGAAAATGAGAATATTTATTCTTATAACTGGCTCCGAGTTCACATATGGTTTAAAGCAGGAAAAAAATTCACTTTTTATAGCAAAGGAAGCTTTTAAAAGAGGGGCAGAGATAGTGGGCACAGCAATAGCCCCTGATAATATATACACCATCCAGTATTTTCTAAAAATGGGGCTGGATAAATCAGATGTTGTTGTGGTTTCAGGAGGTCTGGGTCCTACTGAAGATGATTTAACCCGTGAAGCTGTGTCAGAGGCTATCGGAGTTCCTCTTATATACGATGAGGAATGGCTAAAAAAGATTAAAGAAACACTCAAACAGCAAGGCAGAGAAATAACAAACAACATAAAAAAAATGGCTAAAATTCCCTATGGAGCCAGAAAAGTAGAAAATCCTGTAGGTAAAGCCCTTGGATTTATAAAAGTGCTTGATGATGTCCAGAAAGCTGTTGTATGCGTTCCAGGAGTTCCTTCCGAGATGAAGCCAATGATTTTAAAAGCTTTTGAACTGCTTGGACTGAAAGAGACAGGAGGGTTTATTCATCTGTTCAGGACATTTGGAAAACCTGAAGCAGAGATTAACTATATACTAAAGGATATAGAAGGCCTTGTTTTGAATAGTTCCCCTAAAGGTGTTGATGTATATGTCATAGAAAAAGAAAAATTTTTCCTTGATAACAAGGTAAAAGTAATCAGAGAAAGGCTTGGAGAATTAATCTATACAGAAGATGAAAAAGAGATGGAAGAAGTTGTGGGGAATTTACTCAGGGAAAAAAATAAAACCATTTCCACTGCAGAATCGTCAACAGGTGGACTTATAGCTGCCAGAATAGTAAATGTTCCCGGCTCATCAGAGTATTTCATGGGGAGTGTAGTTTCTTACTCAAATCAGGTAAAGATAAATCAGCTTGGGGTAAATAAAGAGGATATTGAAAAATAT of Persephonella sp. IF05-L8 contains these proteins:
- a CDS encoding metal-binding protein, yielding MAAGRTHDLINLSVLPVAVYYLRPENAPSFIAGYFIGTFFLSPDNDIFHSKPNKRWKILRFIWYPYTKLFSHRGISHLPVLGILTKLIYLVIVFSLISAIILIPLYFYKPDLIPEIDTNPQSLKEYLLHPFTVSFFFGLILSEIVHVITDIIYSAIKKLKVL
- a CDS encoding CinA family nicotinamide mononucleotide deamidase-related protein translates to MRIFILITGSEFTYGLKQEKNSLFIAKEAFKRGAEIVGTAIAPDNIYTIQYFLKMGLDKSDVVVVSGGLGPTEDDLTREAVSEAIGVPLIYDEEWLKKIKETLKQQGREITNNIKKMAKIPYGARKVENPVGKALGFIKVLDDVQKAVVCVPGVPSEMKPMILKAFELLGLKETGGFIHLFRTFGKPEAEINYILKDIEGLVLNSSPKGVDVYVIEKEKFFLDNKVKVIRERLGELIYTEDEKEMEEVVGNLLREKNKTISTAESSTGGLIAARIVNVPGSSEYFMGSVVSYSNQVKINQLGVNKEDIEKYGAVSETVGRQMAEGVKKLLKTDIALSDTGIAGPTGGTPEKPVGLHYVGYSDDNKTEVHRVVFKGERNDVRLAVSQFALNLVRLNFR
- a CDS encoding OmpA family protein, which encodes MIKKIAGTVVIAGLLISGCATKKSEETNLFQKNINKDIQTLNKEIEKLYKLHVKECAPEEIGKAEAYIDAIDGLAYINPDTGEIVKTEIKTIDKILYKNKAQKYVALARNKVYSDVDGDGIPCYQEIEQGTNPFEAETKKVAKQTTEKPKKLPEIKPEYRPLKLHARIHFDFDKYTIKKDYLPYLNVITRYLKAHDELKVKIVGYTDSIGSKAYNDKLARKRAEAIKNYLVKHGISPERIEIIGKGKEDYLFDNKTPLNRFTNRRAEFFVMEPTQ
- a CDS encoding site-2 protease family protein; the encoded protein is MRFKSIPIFKVFGIQVNLDFSWFIVFFLITFTLAEAFYPYYYPGHNFLVYLFVSAISAILLFASVLLHELSHSLVALKYGIPVREIDLFIFGGVAMIEEEAPSPKIEFLVAIAGPLCSFALAFIFFLLALFYPQDDLLNGIINYLMYVNLALGLFNLIPAFPLDGGRILRSIIWAKKDIITATKVSSWTGTMFAYFLMLLGFLSLIQGSFINALWYGFLGWFLKNAAKVSFEQTKLSVILSQYKVEQFMHTVKPVLPDETISEFMLYHYPMYNTRMFPVIGRDGKIYVVDIFDIKSIPQSQWDSIKVVDIAKPIVAYVSPYDTLMKALKLMNRYQLDELPVIYGNTVLGIIKREVIESLLERYMLQEKFGR